The window aatccattttagaatatggctgtaatgtaacaaaatgtggaaaaggtcaatttgtctgaatactttccaaaggcactattTTAAATACTTATAAATAAGGCTTCAAAGTGTTGAATGTGTTTACCCCTAGCTGATTGTTTGCAGCTGGCTCTGATCTTAGTGTAATGTGACAGGCAGGGATAGAAGAGCTTGTCTGGTAGTCGGCGAACCCCCAACCTTCTGGctcatagacctgtagcatcgactgtgccacaaatGCATGGTGAAGTGGCAGTCAATATCCACGTTTAGGAACACAGGGTTGCCATTTGtcgtaaacattattttgagttaattcTGGGGGGGGGGTTCCGTTTATTTTACTGTACAAGTGGAGGGTTGTGTGAGGGGGGAAACATTTTGTTGGTGAGGGGGTGCATTTTGACACCTTGAGTTGGACCAGTCCCCTTCTAGTGAATTTGTCCCTTAGGAAACAGTTGCTAACTATTTCATGTATGTGTAATGTGGCTTCTTATAGAGCTGCTGTTGGTTTACTAAGCCCAAGTTCAACATGTCTGGTTGTTTACTTGCTGCATGTGTCTGCAGGATATATAGACCTTGTGTGCGTCCTTGACTAAGTTTCTCTCTGTTGTAGCTGCTGGAGCCAGTGCTGCTGCTGGGCAAGGAGCGTTTTGCTGGAGTTGACATCCGAGTCCGAGTGAAGGGTGGTGGACATGTCGCACAGATCTACGGTGACTTGTTTTTACAACTGGAAGCTGCTCTACTTCTGTTTAGACATATCTCAGTAGAAACTGATGTCTTGATTTGAAATCACTGTACTTGATAGAATATAGCTGTTTGTCTTACGTTGTGTCGTCTTCTCCTTGCAGCTATTCGTCAGTCCATCTCCAAAGCCCTGGTCGCATACTACCAGAAATGTAAGAGAATAATTTAACTGTAAACACAAAATAATCCATAATCTTGTTTTCAATGGAATATTGCCTCTGCTGATAAAATATTTGAGTGTTACTTTGGACTAACTTTTGCAGGAAGCAATGTTGGATTTTCTCCCTTTTGGATGATGCATGATTTCTGCATTTCCATTTGGTCAAGAAAATGGTTCACTAACTAATCCGACCTGTTAATTTCCCGCCAGATGTGGATGAGGCCTCCAAGAAGGAGATCAAGGACATCCTGATCCAGTACGACAGGACCCTGCTGGTTGCCGACCCTCGTCGCTGCGAGTCCAAGAAGTTTGGTGGACCAGGAGCCCGTGCCCGCTACCAGAAATCTTACCGTTAACCTCTCTGTACATTTCCATGTAATAAAGTTGAGGGAGAAAATATTTCTGGCCTATTTCTTTAAACTTGCTTGATGTAATAGTTTCATTAATGACCATCAAGCACTACTTGGAAAGTGTTTTAAAGGTAGACTGCGATAGgacgtagatgcagaaagtaaacggCATATGGGGTACATTTCCACAACCAAGAGCGTTGAAGCATGAGGCTCAACTTCTCAGCTGTTTTGGTCCCGTGGCTGCCACGCTGTGAATGGCGTGAAGTGAACCTGTGCAGATGGTGACCTATGAGGGCGATCTTGCATCTCGCTCctcaatatctgcggtgctgctcgtggcaGTGCCATTTTATTGTCTACCTTTTTAGTAGTTAAACACTATCGTCTGGGTTTCACCCAAATACATTCAACTAATTGCTAGACTAGACCTGGGATGTTGAAATGGCTGAAGTGAATAAGCATTATAGCAGGTGTATGTTATGCTTGCTTCAGATTTTCTCCTTAACATCTTTGCAGAGCACCATTACATTTCACATTATTTGGCTTTACAGCCCTCGATGTTGCTCCTTAATGAGTACCTGACCTGTACGTGCTTTTGCTACGACTGTTTTTAAATGGTATTTCAGAACTACAGCCACCAAATGAAAACCCAATTAACTTCAGCATCTCTTCCCACATCTGCCACGGGTCTTCTTCCTGTCATCACACGTGAATACCTACAGTGGCCATGAGTGATCTTTTCAGCTTGGGGCCATTTCACAATTAACTATTTATGCATTGTGTATTTCAGTTGAATCTTTAACTTGGAATTGTCATTCCAAAAATaatactaagttctaatcaatttTAGTGGAGTTTTGGTGagtgtttctcctttgccaagataatccatccacctgataggtgtggcatatcaagaaactgattaaatgCATGATATTTACACTGGtgcgccttgtgctggggacaaaaagctaccgatgtctcaagttttgagtgtGCAATtgtcatactgactgcaggaatgtccaccagagctattgccagagaatttaatgttcatttctctaccataagctgcctccaatgttttagagaatttggcaatacgtccaactggcctcaactgcagaccacatcCTGCTTCACCTACCGGGTCAtcttgagaccagccacctggatagCTGATGAAACCGGTATACTTCTGTCTTAAGCCCTTTTGTGgtgttctgattggctgggcctgactccccTGTGAGtgtgcctatgccctcccaggtccacccatggctgtgcactgcccagtcatgttaaatctgtagattagggcctaatgaatttatttcaattgactgatttacttatatgaactgtaactcagtaaaatcgttggaattgttgcattttgtgttttatatttttgttcggtgtacACATGCCTATTGTAGGCTCCCATGTGGGGctgtggtctaagacactgcatctcagtgctagaggtgtcactacagaccctggtttgtttCCAAGctgaatcacaaccggccgtgattgggagtcccatagagcgacgcacaattggcccagcatcgtctgcgATTagtccggggtaggctgtcattgtagataagaatttgttctttaactgacttgcctagttaaatacattaATTTTGAATGGACCAAGTTGTCTTGTTCAGTGCTcagtctgttttctctcctccaCCTAGTCCTAGAATGAACAACGGCCTACCTCCAGTATATTGGGTACATATACTCCTGTCTGCAACATGTTTCTAGATTTGATACTAGTTTCTATTGTACTTGTGGAATGGATTGGACAGATGCAGATTTGTTGGTAACTAACCTCAATTTCTCTGATTTCAACTGCTCCCTTTTCACCAGCAGAGGGTGCTGTGTGACAAAGTACGAATCCAATCACACAAACATGTTAACAGCTCAAAATCGAGGCAAACTTTGCCTGTTCCACACAGCACAAGGTTCTTCTGTTCATTCAACTCAATTATTCTGATCATTGATTCACTCACAACTTAATTTCCTCAGCATGAGCCCCTCACGGGGAAACGATCAGCTATCCATAAGGAGTTTTGGTGATGGAAAAATGTATCAATCAAGAGATCAGAGTATAGTTGCTCCTAAAAGTCAGTTAAATTGTCTTATTTTATATAGTCTCTACTATGGTCAACAGATAAACAGACATGGGTTGACCATGGAGTTCTCTGGTGATGAACAAAGACTGCCACAAACATTGTGCCTGTGCAGATAAAAATACTCACTTTTGGAAGGAGCAGTGTACTGCATGTGGGATTGTTTGATTCCTGTGCACATGGTATTATTAGGTCCTTCGGGTTTTGTGCATTAACACATTTGCAGGAGAAGCTGTAACATCTGTGGCTGGTTGACTATGAAGCACAACAGAGCAAACGGCATATGGTCTTGGTCTTGTTTTTCCTGATTTAAATATAGCTGGTAAACATATACCGAAGGTGTAGGCCTACCTCTGTTTTCAGTCACTGGTTAAGATACATCCTGTGCAGTCTTTTTACTGAACCGTACATTATGTTTGTTCTGCTGCTGCCTCCATCTAAAGTGTATACCAACCAGTGCAGATGCCCAGGTGAGCGGTGTTGAGCTGAGCCTCAGGTGTGCTGTCTCTGTCTAGGCAATGGGCAGGCCTATTTACTGCACTCCAATAATCAACCCAGCAGGGAGAGCCACTGCTACTGTTGTTTACTCTCTGCTCCTGGATCCCTGTGGCCCTAACCTCTCCTCTACGGCCCTATCTGGCTCTGGTCGTTGACATTAGCACAGAGAGAACCCGCGGTAATATACAGTAGCTCTTAACTCCTTTTGGGATTGGGATGCAATGGCAATTATAGAATATTTACTTTGAGAGTTGTAGAATATGTAATGATATTTAATCATTCAACTTGTTAGGTAAAAACCAGATGATGTCCAGATGATGTCGTTTATGAAGAGGCCTTGTTGAGGTACAGTGTGGACCACACGGGGGTACTAAACACTTGTACACACACTGGTGCACCTGGCTTTCCTCTGTTCACACCTCATTTTGCCTCAACTAATCACGCAAACAATAGAGGTGTTGGTCCAGGATGCATTTTGTCGtcacactaccccccccccccccccccacacacacactttctctatcAGCGGCCTACTTTGAAGAGAGAGGATAGTCATTAGCATTTCTCCCCCCTTGGGGTTCTTTGCCCTGGGTGAGTAAATAACAATTGACCGAGCAGGGTGTCAGAGAGCCTGGGATCACAGGACAGTAGCACACACAAACAGATGCTGGGTTGGCTGGAGAGGAAATGTAGCTTAGCCAAGCGACACGCCACTGTTTGGGCTTGGGAGTGTTAATGAGGGACTGTGCCACGCTCCCTTCCTAGCTCCTATCGCTCTCTCCCTAGCCCCTATCAGACTgtcgctgggggggggggggtagcctagaggttaagaacattgggccagtaatcaAAAGTTTGCTGGttcgaattcccgagctgactaggtgaaaaatcctttggacaaggcacttaaccataattgctcctgtaagttgctctggataaattactaaaatgtacaagaggagagggggaggctaTATTCAGCCAGGGTACAACAGCACTGGACACTGTTATTTTCTGGGTGGAACAGACAAAGCAGATGTCCTTTTTTTCTGTTAGAGCAGGCTATTGTGATTCGGTAAGCCGTGTCAGATCATACCTGTGTGGAGCTTCCTAAAACACAGGCATGGAACATTTTCGCAATGattagccttttttttttttacaggcccAGTAGAGAAGAGTTGGCATTTTCTTATTTTGACCTTGGCTTTTGTGAAGGAACACAGTATtttgtaatttaaaaaataagcACTTGGCTGAAATGGCAGCAACCACCTGTCGTTGAATAGCATTTGCCCCCACAGACCTGCCTGAGCCCTGGCCTCCATCAGGAAAAAGCTGTGTTTTCAATTGTAGCTTCCTTCATATTGTTCCTTACTCCACTCGCCATCACCCAGAGTCGCCGACCAATCCTTTTTAGTGGGCTTTTGAACAATAGAGCCAGAACAGAATGTTGAGCCGATGATTGATTCATCTCAACGGTTTTGTTCCAGACACAGAGGCCTGCCCTCCCATGCTCACACCAGCACATCGGGGTGTTTTTGGGTCTGAAACCAGACAGAATCAGGCCCGGAGTTATTGACCCTGAGCAATTAGTCACACTTTGGCTCGCCAGCATTGACTCATTCCCAATGTATTTACCCCTAGACTTGAACTAAAGTGGAATTAGTCCCACTGCACTCAC of the Salvelinus alpinus chromosome 37, SLU_Salpinus.1, whole genome shotgun sequence genome contains:
- the LOC139565780 gene encoding small ribosomal subunit protein uS9 isoform X1; its protein translation is MIVDFRWRNMPAKGPLQSVQVFGRKKTATAVAHCKRGNGLIKVNGRPLEMIEPATLQYKLLEPVLLLGKERFAGVDIRVRVKGGGHVAQIYAIRQSISKALVAYYQKYVDEASKKEIKDILIQYDRTLLVADPRRCESKKFGGPGARARYQKSYR
- the LOC139565780 gene encoding small ribosomal subunit protein uS9 isoform X2, producing the protein MPAKGPLQSVQVFGRKKTATAVAHCKRGNGLIKVNGRPLEMIEPATLQYKLLEPVLLLGKERFAGVDIRVRVKGGGHVAQIYAIRQSISKALVAYYQKYVDEASKKEIKDILIQYDRTLLVADPRRCESKKFGGPGARARYQKSYR